Proteins co-encoded in one Cupriavidus metallidurans CH34 genomic window:
- a CDS encoding SDR family NAD(P)-dependent oxidoreductase has protein sequence MNIDLSGKTALVTGSTAGIGFATARGLAESGAHVIVNGRSQASVDNALASLKKSYPTAQATGFAGDLTDAAVCDTLVKTHPAVDILVNNLGIFEPKDFFDIPDSDWTRFFDVNVLSGVRLSRAYAKGMAERKWGRIVFIASESGINIPVEMIHYGFTKTAQLAVSRGLAKRMAGTGVTVNAVLPGPTLSEGVTAMLKDEIAKSGKSAEEVAAEFVKAHRSTSIIQRAASVEEVANMIVYVCSPQASATTGAALRVDGGVVDTIV, from the coding sequence ATGAACATCGATCTGTCGGGCAAGACCGCCCTCGTCACCGGTTCCACCGCCGGCATCGGCTTTGCCACGGCGCGCGGTCTGGCCGAGTCCGGCGCCCACGTGATCGTCAACGGCCGTAGCCAGGCCTCGGTCGATAACGCGCTGGCGTCGCTGAAGAAATCCTATCCCACCGCCCAGGCCACCGGATTCGCAGGCGACCTGACCGACGCTGCCGTCTGCGACACCCTCGTCAAGACCCACCCGGCTGTCGACATCCTCGTCAACAACCTCGGCATCTTCGAGCCGAAGGATTTCTTCGATATTCCGGACAGCGACTGGACACGCTTTTTCGACGTCAACGTGCTGTCCGGCGTACGCCTCTCGCGCGCCTATGCCAAAGGCATGGCCGAGCGCAAATGGGGCCGCATCGTGTTTATCGCGTCTGAGTCTGGCATCAACATTCCGGTCGAGATGATCCACTACGGCTTCACCAAGACCGCGCAGTTGGCGGTCTCGCGCGGTCTGGCCAAGCGGATGGCGGGCACCGGCGTCACGGTGAACGCCGTGCTGCCCGGCCCGACGCTATCCGAAGGCGTGACGGCCATGCTCAAGGATGAAATCGCGAAATCCGGCAAAAGCGCCGAGGAAGTGGCGGCCGAGTTCGTCAAGGCACACCGCAGCACGTCGATCATCCAGCGCGCGGCCAGTGTCGAGGAAGTGGCCAACATGATCGTCTACGTCTGCTCGCCACAGGCGTCCGCCACCACCGGGGCGGCCCTGCGCGTTGACGGCGGTGTGGTCGACACGATCGTGTAA
- a CDS encoding TAXI family TRAP transporter solute-binding subunit, translating to MSAGRRRLLIAGGILLLVALGWSLVAVIRPAIQHTIIITTGADKGIYQGFADRYATILKRDGIKLEIRSSSGSIENYERLKNPDSAYEVGFIQSGTVSPSDTDGLQTIAAVAYEPIWVFYRGAAKMDRLSELQGKKVSIGVPGSGLLEVSRILLAHSGITASNTTLLQMDANAAYQGLKDGQLDAAFFIGRPDAEMQQTLLNSDLKLMSFAQADALVQKFPSLSKIVFPRASTSIVNDLPQADVTLLAAKALLVSKDTMHPALVYLLLEAAKTVHGGEDYFTPLGTFPNLNTNEFPVSEESTRFFKSGRPFLQRYLPFWLASFVERRLLILLPFMALLLGLLQALPRFAESRIKGRLVVWYREIKALEDEIWKSERPTRHQIAQWREEIEQIDAHASQIRMPQRYFQDVYALKQAIAVVRNRILHVAGTVKE from the coding sequence ATGTCGGCGGGCCGCCGGCGCCTCCTTATTGCTGGAGGCATCCTGCTGCTGGTCGCACTGGGCTGGTCACTGGTAGCTGTCATCCGGCCCGCCATCCAGCATACGATCATCATCACGACCGGTGCGGACAAGGGCATCTATCAAGGTTTCGCGGATCGCTACGCGACCATCCTGAAACGCGATGGCATCAAGCTCGAGATTCGCAGTTCGTCCGGTTCGATCGAGAACTACGAGCGGCTGAAGAATCCGGATAGTGCGTACGAGGTGGGGTTCATCCAATCGGGCACGGTCAGCCCGAGCGATACCGACGGGCTGCAGACCATTGCCGCCGTCGCCTATGAACCGATCTGGGTGTTCTATCGCGGCGCTGCCAAGATGGATCGGCTATCCGAACTGCAAGGGAAGAAAGTCTCCATTGGCGTTCCGGGCAGCGGGCTGCTCGAGGTCTCCCGAATCCTGCTCGCGCATAGCGGCATTACCGCTTCCAATACCACGCTGCTGCAAATGGACGCCAACGCGGCCTACCAGGGCCTCAAGGATGGGCAGTTGGACGCCGCGTTCTTCATCGGCAGGCCGGATGCGGAGATGCAGCAGACGCTATTGAACAGCGACCTGAAACTGATGAGCTTCGCCCAGGCCGATGCGCTGGTACAGAAATTCCCGTCGCTCTCCAAGATCGTATTCCCGCGTGCCTCGACCAGCATCGTCAACGATCTGCCGCAGGCCGACGTCACGCTGCTGGCCGCCAAGGCCCTGCTCGTATCCAAGGACACCATGCACCCTGCATTGGTGTATCTACTGCTGGAAGCCGCCAAGACCGTCCACGGCGGCGAAGACTACTTCACGCCGCTTGGCACGTTTCCCAACCTGAACACCAATGAATTTCCCGTTTCGGAGGAAAGCACGCGCTTCTTCAAGTCGGGGCGTCCTTTCCTGCAGCGATACCTGCCCTTCTGGCTGGCCAGCTTTGTCGAAAGACGGCTGCTGATCCTGCTCCCCTTCATGGCCCTGCTATTGGGCCTGTTGCAGGCCCTGCCGCGTTTCGCGGAGTCGCGGATCAAAGGCCGGCTCGTGGTCTGGTATCGGGAGATCAAGGCGCTGGAAGATGAAATCTGGAAAAGCGAGCGGCCGACGCGGCACCAGATTGCGCAGTGGCGCGAGGAAATCGAGCAGATCGATGCGCACGCCAGTCAGATACGGATGCCGCAGCGCTATTTTCAGGATGTCTACGCCCTCAAGCAGGCTATCGCCGTGGTGCGGAACCGGATTCTGCACGTGGCCGGGACGGTGAAGGAATAG
- a CDS encoding MFS transporter small subunit, whose translation MDNSQVKAQPTSKGLLAIFWLYVLVPLVWGVSNTITQAMKLFH comes from the coding sequence ATGGACAACTCACAAGTGAAAGCCCAACCCACCAGCAAAGGCCTGCTGGCCATCTTCTGGCTGTATGTGCTGGTCCCGCTGGTCTGGGGCGTATCCAACACGATCACCCAGGCAATGAAGCTCTTCCACTGA
- a CDS encoding L-lactate MFS transporter: MSSVMNEGSSPAYGPAPFFSKEATYAKPGFSRWMVPPAALAVHLCIGQAYAFSVFNVPLSRVIGITESAPDDWKLTTLGWIFSLAIFFLGISAAFAGKWLERVGPRLTMFTAACCFGSGFLVSALGIYTHQIALLYLGYGVLGGIGLGLGYVSPVSTLIRWFPDRRGMATGMAIMGFGGGAMIAAPLSVALMNTFKSATSVGVAQTFVVMGIGYFVSMLIGSLAIRVPAPGWKPAGWTPPTTASKMITRNHVHIDQALKTSQFYLLWLVLFLNVTAGIGVLGQASLMIQESFKGSVTAAAAAGFVGLLSLFNMGGRFFWASSSDWIGRKNTYFVFFALGAVLYWLVPQLGASGNIALFVLAYCVIMSMYGGGFATIPAYLADMFGTAFVGGIHGRLLTAWAAAGIAGPVLVNYIREYQVAHGVTGADAYTMTLHIMAALLVVGFICNLLVARVSDRHHMSEADVSSLAGNASAAH; encoded by the coding sequence ATGAGCAGTGTGATGAATGAAGGCAGCAGCCCGGCCTATGGCCCGGCCCCGTTCTTTTCCAAGGAAGCGACCTACGCCAAGCCGGGATTTTCCCGCTGGATGGTCCCGCCCGCCGCGCTGGCGGTTCACCTTTGCATCGGCCAGGCCTATGCATTCTCGGTATTCAACGTACCGCTATCGAGGGTAATCGGCATTACCGAGTCAGCGCCCGATGACTGGAAACTGACCACGCTTGGCTGGATTTTCTCGCTGGCGATCTTCTTCCTTGGCATTTCCGCTGCATTCGCCGGCAAATGGCTCGAGCGCGTGGGTCCACGACTGACGATGTTCACCGCCGCCTGCTGCTTTGGCAGCGGGTTCCTGGTCTCCGCGCTGGGTATCTACACGCACCAGATCGCCCTGCTCTATCTCGGTTACGGCGTGCTGGGCGGCATCGGACTGGGCCTGGGCTATGTATCGCCCGTGTCCACGCTGATTCGCTGGTTCCCGGACCGTCGCGGCATGGCCACCGGCATGGCGATCATGGGCTTCGGCGGCGGCGCGATGATCGCCGCACCGCTGTCCGTGGCGCTGATGAACACCTTCAAGAGCGCTACGTCGGTCGGTGTGGCCCAGACTTTCGTGGTCATGGGCATCGGCTACTTCGTGTCGATGCTGATCGGCTCGCTGGCCATCCGCGTGCCCGCCCCGGGCTGGAAGCCGGCCGGCTGGACCCCGCCCACCACCGCCAGCAAGATGATCACGCGTAACCACGTGCACATCGACCAGGCTCTGAAGACGTCTCAGTTCTACCTGCTGTGGCTGGTGCTGTTCCTGAACGTGACGGCCGGCATCGGCGTGCTGGGTCAGGCGTCGCTGATGATTCAGGAGAGCTTCAAGGGCAGCGTGACCGCCGCCGCCGCAGCCGGCTTCGTGGGCCTGCTGTCTCTGTTCAATATGGGCGGCCGCTTTTTCTGGGCTTCGTCCTCTGACTGGATCGGCCGCAAGAACACCTACTTCGTATTCTTCGCCCTGGGCGCTGTCCTGTACTGGCTGGTGCCACAGCTTGGCGCAAGCGGCAACATCGCGCTGTTCGTGCTGGCCTACTGCGTGATCATGTCGATGTACGGTGGCGGCTTCGCCACGATCCCGGCTTATCTGGCCGACATGTTCGGCACCGCCTTCGTGGGCGGCATCCACGGTCGCCTGCTGACGGCCTGGGCCGCTGCGGGTATTGCCGGCCCGGTGCTCGTGAACTACATCCGCGAGTACCAGGTAGCGCACGGCGTGACCGGCGCCGACGCGTACACGATGACGCTGCACATCATGGCGGCCCTGCTCGTGGTCGGCTTCATCTGCAATCTGCTGGTGGCGCGCGTCAGCGACAGGCACCACATGAGCGAAGCCGATGTATCCAGCCTTGCCGGCAATGCCAGCGCCGCCCACTGA